Proteins encoded together in one Brienomyrus brachyistius isolate T26 unplaced genomic scaffold, BBRACH_0.4 scaffold75, whole genome shotgun sequence window:
- the plcd3a gene encoding 1-phosphatidylinositol 4,5-bisphosphate phosphodiesterase delta-3-A isoform X2 yields MLGRNKKTDLAHNEVTPDLKSHDPLRKLGLLDDEDVRLMMQGSSMVKVRSPRWQKTRSLRLLEDGVTVWCETCKSFRRTRAQQTFSVTEVECVREGCQSEALRRLSGSVPEAQCFTVVFRGKRKSLDLRCPTEEEAQGWVRGIRTIKDKVSNMSQKEKLDHWIRGYLKRADQNQDGKMSYEEVKRLLQMINIDLNEQYARTLFKKCDRSADGRLDPTEIEEFCRELMRRPELDAVFHHYSSNGCVLTTAELRDFLGDQGEDASLAHAQKLISTYELNEWAQKHQYMTLNGFAMYMLSQENDVFNADHSVVYQDMTQPLTHYFISSSHNTYLTKDQVTSASSTEPYIRALNQGCRCVELDCWDGDKGEPVIYHGHTLTSKVLFKEVIETISQYAFKASPYPLILSLENHCSVEQQSVMARHLRAILGRRLLTKPVGDQQLKHLPSPEDLKGRILIKGKKETSQLHKVDSFTNTVPGTEAASSKLSPELSDLVVYCRSINFRGFDHVSAKSPSEMSSFSENDALKHIKESGKLFVRHNSRQLSRIYPSGQRLQSSNYNPQDMWNAGCQMVALNFQTPGEQMDLNQGRFLANGRCDLSSAAPQSQHRQAKRHRGSAGVGGDPWGGHRQCPEQNASHR; encoded by the exons GGCTGCTGGACGACGAGGATGTCAGGCTGATGATGCAGGGCTCCAGCATGGTGAAGGTGCGTTCCCCCCGCTGGCAGAAGACCCGCAGCCTGCGACTCCTAGAGGACGGCGTCACCGTCTGGTGCGAGACCTGCAAGAGTTTCAGGCGCACCAGGGCCCAGCagacgt TTTCAGTGACGGAGGTGGAGTGCGTGCGCGAGGGCTGCCAGTCGGAGGCGCTACGCCGGCTGTCGGGCTCCGTTCCTGAGGCCCAGTGCTTCACGGTGGTGTTCCGCGGGAAGCGGAAGAGCCTGGACCTGCGCTGCCCGACGGAGGAGGAGGCCCAGGGCTGGGTACGAGGAATCCGAACCATCAAGGATAAAGTCTCCAATATGAGTCAGAAGGAGAAGCTCGATCA CTGGATCCGGGGCTACCTGAAGCGGGCCGACCAGAACCAGGACGGGAAGATGAGCTACGAAGAGGTGAAGCGCCTGTTGCAGATGATCAACATCGATCTGAACGAGCAATACGCCCGCACCCTCTTCAAG AAGTGCGACCGCTCTGCCGATGGCCGATTGGACCCCACGGAGATCGAGGAGTTCTGCCGCGAGCTGATGCGCCGTCCCGAGTTGGACGCCGTGTTCCATCACTACTCAAGCAACGGCTGCGTGCTGACCACCGCCGAGCTGCGTGACTTCCTGGGCGACCAGGGCGAGGACGCCTCCCTGGCTCACGCCCAGAAGCTCATCTCCACATACGAGCTCAACGAGTGGG CCCAGAAGCACCAGTACATGACCCTGAACGGCTTCGCCATGTACATGCTGTCCCAGGAGAATGACGTGTTCAACGCAGACCACTCAGTGGTGTATCAGGATATGACCCAACCCCTGACTCACTACTTCATCTCCTCCTCCCACAACACCTACCTCACCAAGGACCAGGTGACCAGCGCCAGCAGCACAGAGCCGTATATCAG agCTTTGAACCAAGGCTGTCGCTGTGTGGAGTTGGACTGCTGGGACGGGGACAAAGGAGAGCCTGTGATCTACCACGGACACACCCTAACCTCCAAGGTGCTCTTTAAGGAGGTCATAGAGACCATCTCTCAGTACGCCTTCAAG GCCTCGCCGTATCCTCTGATTCTGTCCCTGGAGAATCACTGCAGTGTGGAGCAGCAGTCCGTCATGGCCAGGCACCTACGCGCCATCCTGGGCCGTCGGCTCCTCACCAAGCCTGTCGGCGATCAGCAGCTGAAGCACCTGCCCTCCCCAgag GACCTGAAGGGACGAATCCTAATCAAGGGCAAGAAGGAGACCTCTCAGCTTCACAAGGTGGACAGCTTCACCAACACCGTTCCGGGAACCGAG GCTGCATCCTCCAAGCTGAGTCCGGAGCTGTCGGACCTCGTCGTGTACTGCCGCAGCATAAACTTCCGCGGCTTTGACCACGTCTCCGCGAAATCCCCCAGCGAGATGTCGTCATTCTCCGAGAACGACGCCCTCAAACACATTAAAGAGTCAG GGAAACTATTCGTTCGGCACAACAGCAGGCAGCTGAGCAGAATCTATCCCTCTGGCCAGAGACTGCAGTCCTCTAACTACAACCCCCAGGACATGTGGAATGCTGGCTGTCAAATGG TGGCCCTCAACTTCCAGACCCCCGGGGAGCAGATGGACCTGAACCAGGGCCGCTTCCTGGCTAACGGCCGCT GTGATCTCAGCTCAGCAGCTCCCCAAAGTCAACACAGACAAGCCAAACGCCATCGTGGATCCGCAGGTGTGGGTGGAGATCCATGGGGTGGGCATCGACAATGCCCGGAACAAAACGCATCGCATCGATAA
- the plcd3a gene encoding 1-phosphatidylinositol 4,5-bisphosphate phosphodiesterase delta-3-A isoform X1 encodes MLGRNKKTDLAHNEVTPDLKSHDPLRKLGLLDDEDVRLMMQGSSMVKVRSPRWQKTRSLRLLEDGVTVWCETCKSFRRTRAQQTFSVTEVECVREGCQSEALRRLSGSVPEAQCFTVVFRGKRKSLDLRCPTEEEAQGWVRGIRTIKDKVSNMSQKEKLDHWIRGYLKRADQNQDGKMSYEEVKRLLQMINIDLNEQYARTLFKKCDRSADGRLDPTEIEEFCRELMRRPELDAVFHHYSSNGCVLTTAELRDFLGDQGEDASLAHAQKLISTYELNEWAQKHQYMTLNGFAMYMLSQENDVFNADHSVVYQDMTQPLTHYFISSSHNTYLTKDQVTSASSTEPYIRALNQGCRCVELDCWDGDKGEPVIYHGHTLTSKVLFKEVIETISQYAFKASPYPLILSLENHCSVEQQSVMARHLRAILGRRLLTKPVGDQQLKHLPSPEDLKGRILIKGKKETSQLHKVDSFTNTVPGTEAASSKLSPELSDLVVYCRSINFRGFDHVSAKSPSEMSSFSENDALKHIKESGKLFVRHNSRQLSRIYPSGQRLQSSNYNPQDMWNAGCQMVALNFQTPGEQMDLNQGRFLANGRCGYILKPSFLCRLDSNFNPENTGGGPGHIPTQLTIRVISAQQLPKVNTDKPNAIVDPQVWVEIHGVGIDNARNKTHRIDNNGFNPRWDCTLSFQLQVPELALVRFVVEDHDHTSKNDFVGQFALPFTSLRTGYRHVHLLKEDGSNLSPATLFIHIKVTRKGTTLRALSKLIS; translated from the exons GGCTGCTGGACGACGAGGATGTCAGGCTGATGATGCAGGGCTCCAGCATGGTGAAGGTGCGTTCCCCCCGCTGGCAGAAGACCCGCAGCCTGCGACTCCTAGAGGACGGCGTCACCGTCTGGTGCGAGACCTGCAAGAGTTTCAGGCGCACCAGGGCCCAGCagacgt TTTCAGTGACGGAGGTGGAGTGCGTGCGCGAGGGCTGCCAGTCGGAGGCGCTACGCCGGCTGTCGGGCTCCGTTCCTGAGGCCCAGTGCTTCACGGTGGTGTTCCGCGGGAAGCGGAAGAGCCTGGACCTGCGCTGCCCGACGGAGGAGGAGGCCCAGGGCTGGGTACGAGGAATCCGAACCATCAAGGATAAAGTCTCCAATATGAGTCAGAAGGAGAAGCTCGATCA CTGGATCCGGGGCTACCTGAAGCGGGCCGACCAGAACCAGGACGGGAAGATGAGCTACGAAGAGGTGAAGCGCCTGTTGCAGATGATCAACATCGATCTGAACGAGCAATACGCCCGCACCCTCTTCAAG AAGTGCGACCGCTCTGCCGATGGCCGATTGGACCCCACGGAGATCGAGGAGTTCTGCCGCGAGCTGATGCGCCGTCCCGAGTTGGACGCCGTGTTCCATCACTACTCAAGCAACGGCTGCGTGCTGACCACCGCCGAGCTGCGTGACTTCCTGGGCGACCAGGGCGAGGACGCCTCCCTGGCTCACGCCCAGAAGCTCATCTCCACATACGAGCTCAACGAGTGGG CCCAGAAGCACCAGTACATGACCCTGAACGGCTTCGCCATGTACATGCTGTCCCAGGAGAATGACGTGTTCAACGCAGACCACTCAGTGGTGTATCAGGATATGACCCAACCCCTGACTCACTACTTCATCTCCTCCTCCCACAACACCTACCTCACCAAGGACCAGGTGACCAGCGCCAGCAGCACAGAGCCGTATATCAG agCTTTGAACCAAGGCTGTCGCTGTGTGGAGTTGGACTGCTGGGACGGGGACAAAGGAGAGCCTGTGATCTACCACGGACACACCCTAACCTCCAAGGTGCTCTTTAAGGAGGTCATAGAGACCATCTCTCAGTACGCCTTCAAG GCCTCGCCGTATCCTCTGATTCTGTCCCTGGAGAATCACTGCAGTGTGGAGCAGCAGTCCGTCATGGCCAGGCACCTACGCGCCATCCTGGGCCGTCGGCTCCTCACCAAGCCTGTCGGCGATCAGCAGCTGAAGCACCTGCCCTCCCCAgag GACCTGAAGGGACGAATCCTAATCAAGGGCAAGAAGGAGACCTCTCAGCTTCACAAGGTGGACAGCTTCACCAACACCGTTCCGGGAACCGAG GCTGCATCCTCCAAGCTGAGTCCGGAGCTGTCGGACCTCGTCGTGTACTGCCGCAGCATAAACTTCCGCGGCTTTGACCACGTCTCCGCGAAATCCCCCAGCGAGATGTCGTCATTCTCCGAGAACGACGCCCTCAAACACATTAAAGAGTCAG GGAAACTATTCGTTCGGCACAACAGCAGGCAGCTGAGCAGAATCTATCCCTCTGGCCAGAGACTGCAGTCCTCTAACTACAACCCCCAGGACATGTGGAATGCTGGCTGTCAAATGG TGGCCCTCAACTTCCAGACCCCCGGGGAGCAGATGGACCTGAACCAGGGCCGCTTCCTGGCTAACGGCCGCTGTGGGTACATTCTCAAGCCGAGCTTCTTGTGCCGGCTCGATTCCAATTTCAATCCGGAGAACACGGGCGGTGGCCCGGGACACATCCCTACACAGCTCACCATTCGG GTGATCTCAGCTCAGCAGCTCCCCAAAGTCAACACAGACAAGCCAAACGCCATCGTGGATCCGCAGGTGTGGGTGGAGATCCATGGGGTGGGCATCGACAATGCCCGGAACAAAACGCATCGCATCGATAACAATg GTTTTAATCCGCGCTGGGACTGCACGCTGAGCTTCCAGCTGCAGGTGCCGGAGCTGGCTCTGGTCCGCTTCGTGGTGGAGGACCACGACCACACTTCCAAGAATGACTTTGTGGGCCAGTTcgccctgcccttcaccagCCTGCGCACAG GTTACCGGCACGTCCACCTGCTGAAGGAGGATGGATCCAACCTGTCGCCCGCCACCCTCTTCATCCACATCAAGGTGACCCGCAAGGGCACCACCCTCAGAGCTCTGTCTAAGCTCATATCATGA
- the plcd3a gene encoding 1-phosphatidylinositol 4,5-bisphosphate phosphodiesterase delta-3-A isoform X3, translating into MSQKEKLDHWIRGYLKRADQNQDGKMSYEEVKRLLQMINIDLNEQYARTLFKKCDRSADGRLDPTEIEEFCRELMRRPELDAVFHHYSSNGCVLTTAELRDFLGDQGEDASLAHAQKLISTYELNEWAQKHQYMTLNGFAMYMLSQENDVFNADHSVVYQDMTQPLTHYFISSSHNTYLTKDQVTSASSTEPYIRALNQGCRCVELDCWDGDKGEPVIYHGHTLTSKVLFKEVIETISQYAFKASPYPLILSLENHCSVEQQSVMARHLRAILGRRLLTKPVGDQQLKHLPSPEDLKGRILIKGKKETSQLHKVDSFTNTVPGTEAASSKLSPELSDLVVYCRSINFRGFDHVSAKSPSEMSSFSENDALKHIKESGKLFVRHNSRQLSRIYPSGQRLQSSNYNPQDMWNAGCQMVALNFQTPGEQMDLNQGRFLANGRCGYILKPSFLCRLDSNFNPENTGGGPGHIPTQLTIRVISAQQLPKVNTDKPNAIVDPQVWVEIHGVGIDNARNKTHRIDNNGFNPRWDCTLSFQLQVPELALVRFVVEDHDHTSKNDFVGQFALPFTSLRTGYRHVHLLKEDGSNLSPATLFIHIKVTRKGTTLRALSKLIS; encoded by the exons ATGAGTCAGAAGGAGAAGCTCGATCA CTGGATCCGGGGCTACCTGAAGCGGGCCGACCAGAACCAGGACGGGAAGATGAGCTACGAAGAGGTGAAGCGCCTGTTGCAGATGATCAACATCGATCTGAACGAGCAATACGCCCGCACCCTCTTCAAG AAGTGCGACCGCTCTGCCGATGGCCGATTGGACCCCACGGAGATCGAGGAGTTCTGCCGCGAGCTGATGCGCCGTCCCGAGTTGGACGCCGTGTTCCATCACTACTCAAGCAACGGCTGCGTGCTGACCACCGCCGAGCTGCGTGACTTCCTGGGCGACCAGGGCGAGGACGCCTCCCTGGCTCACGCCCAGAAGCTCATCTCCACATACGAGCTCAACGAGTGGG CCCAGAAGCACCAGTACATGACCCTGAACGGCTTCGCCATGTACATGCTGTCCCAGGAGAATGACGTGTTCAACGCAGACCACTCAGTGGTGTATCAGGATATGACCCAACCCCTGACTCACTACTTCATCTCCTCCTCCCACAACACCTACCTCACCAAGGACCAGGTGACCAGCGCCAGCAGCACAGAGCCGTATATCAG agCTTTGAACCAAGGCTGTCGCTGTGTGGAGTTGGACTGCTGGGACGGGGACAAAGGAGAGCCTGTGATCTACCACGGACACACCCTAACCTCCAAGGTGCTCTTTAAGGAGGTCATAGAGACCATCTCTCAGTACGCCTTCAAG GCCTCGCCGTATCCTCTGATTCTGTCCCTGGAGAATCACTGCAGTGTGGAGCAGCAGTCCGTCATGGCCAGGCACCTACGCGCCATCCTGGGCCGTCGGCTCCTCACCAAGCCTGTCGGCGATCAGCAGCTGAAGCACCTGCCCTCCCCAgag GACCTGAAGGGACGAATCCTAATCAAGGGCAAGAAGGAGACCTCTCAGCTTCACAAGGTGGACAGCTTCACCAACACCGTTCCGGGAACCGAG GCTGCATCCTCCAAGCTGAGTCCGGAGCTGTCGGACCTCGTCGTGTACTGCCGCAGCATAAACTTCCGCGGCTTTGACCACGTCTCCGCGAAATCCCCCAGCGAGATGTCGTCATTCTCCGAGAACGACGCCCTCAAACACATTAAAGAGTCAG GGAAACTATTCGTTCGGCACAACAGCAGGCAGCTGAGCAGAATCTATCCCTCTGGCCAGAGACTGCAGTCCTCTAACTACAACCCCCAGGACATGTGGAATGCTGGCTGTCAAATGG TGGCCCTCAACTTCCAGACCCCCGGGGAGCAGATGGACCTGAACCAGGGCCGCTTCCTGGCTAACGGCCGCTGTGGGTACATTCTCAAGCCGAGCTTCTTGTGCCGGCTCGATTCCAATTTCAATCCGGAGAACACGGGCGGTGGCCCGGGACACATCCCTACACAGCTCACCATTCGG GTGATCTCAGCTCAGCAGCTCCCCAAAGTCAACACAGACAAGCCAAACGCCATCGTGGATCCGCAGGTGTGGGTGGAGATCCATGGGGTGGGCATCGACAATGCCCGGAACAAAACGCATCGCATCGATAACAATg GTTTTAATCCGCGCTGGGACTGCACGCTGAGCTTCCAGCTGCAGGTGCCGGAGCTGGCTCTGGTCCGCTTCGTGGTGGAGGACCACGACCACACTTCCAAGAATGACTTTGTGGGCCAGTTcgccctgcccttcaccagCCTGCGCACAG GTTACCGGCACGTCCACCTGCTGAAGGAGGATGGATCCAACCTGTCGCCCGCCACCCTCTTCATCCACATCAAGGTGACCCGCAAGGGCACCACCCTCAGAGCTCTGTCTAAGCTCATATCATGA
- the nmt1a gene encoding glycylpeptide N-tetradecanoyltransferase 1, which yields MANENETAPKPKKEEEIDDDHVHCSDCENEEHHFNDGEKSPGDDSGAKKKKKKHRKKKDKSGGKETPQDPLAKVSSLPADKLQEIQKAIELFSVGQGPAKTMEEASRRSYQFWDTQPVPKLGEVVTSHGSIEPDKDNIREEPYSLPQGFSWDTLDLSNPAVLKELYTLLNENYVEDDDNMFRFDYSPEFLLWALRPPGWLPQWHCGVRVNSNQKLVGFISAIPATIRIYEAEKRMVEINFLCVHKKLRSKRVAPVLIREITRRVNLQGIFQAVYTAGVVLPKPVGTCRYWHRSLNPRKLIEVKFSHLSRNMTMQRTMKLYRLPEAPKTPGLRTMTRKDVPAVHRLLQQYLRQFHLVPVLSPEEVEHWLLPQENIIDTYLVEGGDGEITDFLSFYTLPSTIMNHPVHRSLKAAYSFYNVHTVTPLLELMNDALILAKAKGFDVFNALDLMENKTFLEKLKFGIGDGNLQYYLYNWKCPSMSSEKVGLVLQ from the exons ATGGCGAATGAGAATGAGACAGCACCGAAGCCGAAGAAAGAAGAGGAGATAGACGATGACCATGTGCACTGCAGCGACTGCGAAAATGAAGAGCACCACTTTAATGATGG GGAGAAGAGCCCAGGAGACGATAGTGGTgctaagaagaaaaagaagaaacaCAGGAAGAAGAAGGATAAATCTGGGGGCAAAGAGACCCCTCAGGACCCCCTGGCcaag GTGAGCTCGCTTCCAGCAGACAAGTTGCAGGAGATCCAAAAGGCCATCGAGCTCTTCTCTGTCGGCCAAGGCCCGGCCAAAACCATGGAGGAGGCGAGTCGTCGAAGCTACCAGTTCTGGGACACGCAGCCTGTGCCCAAACTAG GCGAGGTGGTGACGTCACATGGCTCTATCGAGCCAGACAAAGACAACATCCGTGAGGAGCCCTACAGCCTCCCGCAAGGCTTCtcctgggacaccctggacctgAGCAACCCCGCAGTG CTGAAAGAGCTGTACACCCTACTGAATGAGAACTACGTGGAGGACGACGACAACATGTTCCGCTTCGACTACTCGCCGGAGTTCCTTCTCTG GGCTCTGCGTCCCCCTGGTTGGCTGCCTCAGTGGCACTGCGGGGTGAGGGTGAACTCCAACCAGAAGCTGGTGGGTTTCATCAGCGCCATTCCCGCCACCATCCGCATCTACGAGGC GGAGAAGAGGATGGTGGAGATCAACTTCCTCTGTGTGCACAAGAAGCTGCGATCCAAGCGAGTCGCTCCGGTGCTGATCCGCGAGATCACCCGGCGGGTCAACCTGCAGGGTATCTTCCAGGCCGTGTATACGGCCGGCGTGGTCCTACCCAAGCCCGTGGGGACGTGCAG ATACTGGCATCGCTCTCTGAACCCACGCAAGCTGATCGAGGTCAAGTTCTCTCACCTCAGCCGGAACATGACTATGCAACGCACCATGAAGCTGTACCGTCTGCCTGAG gcacCAAAGACCCCCGGGTTGCGAACCATGACCCGGAAGGATGTCCCGGCGGTGCACCGCCTGCTCCAGCAGTACCTGCGGCAGTTCCACCTGGTGCCTGTCCTCAGCCCGGAGGAGGTAGAGCACTGGCTGCTGCCCCAGGAGAACATCATCGACACCTACTTGGTGGAG GGCGGCGATGGCGAGATAACAGACTTCCTGAGCTTCTACACACTGCCCTCCACCATCATGAACCACCCGGTGCACCGCAGCCTCAAGGCTGCCTACTCCTTCTACAACGTGCACACGGTCACGCCCCTGTTGGAGCTGATGAATGACGCCCTAATCCTGGCCAAGGCG AAAGGGTTTGACGTTTTCAATGCACTGGACCTGATGGAGAACAAGACTttcctggagaagctgaagtttgGCATCGGCGACGGGAATCTGCAGTATTACCTGTATAATTGGAAGTGCCCCAGCATGAGCTCAGAGAAG GTGGGCTTGGTATTgcagtga